The following coding sequences lie in one Paenibacillus durus ATCC 35681 genomic window:
- a CDS encoding TetR/AcrR family transcriptional regulator — translation MKKQVKSQQEITRIKLLKKLISSVMKDGFQNLRMDDIAKNMDVSRGTMYKHFTSKQEVIEGVVSVFVDYIEELDDPNLNSDEESFGVWFQQLFEQSVSLVGKISDVFLKDLQLAYPDLYDRLKGALSKREQQTLKFYQYGKDKGIFNQINEKFILLQDDILLREILNVKYLLYNQISIQQVLYDYYQFKKVQLFKAEKVSIVDDSKIHPIIDHIVEKFNRTLQV, via the coding sequence ATGAAAAAACAAGTAAAAAGCCAGCAGGAGATAACAAGAATCAAATTACTTAAAAAACTTATTTCGTCCGTAATGAAGGATGGTTTTCAAAACCTAAGGATGGATGATATTGCAAAAAACATGGATGTAAGCAGAGGCACTATGTATAAGCACTTCACTTCCAAACAAGAAGTCATTGAAGGCGTTGTAAGTGTATTTGTTGATTATATTGAAGAACTAGATGATCCTAATTTGAATAGTGATGAAGAGTCTTTTGGTGTATGGTTCCAGCAATTATTTGAGCAATCCGTATCACTTGTTGGAAAGATCTCTGATGTGTTTTTAAAAGACCTTCAATTAGCTTATCCGGATTTATATGACCGCTTAAAAGGCGCTTTATCCAAACGTGAGCAGCAAACACTAAAGTTTTATCAATACGGAAAAGACAAAGGTATTTTTAATCAAATTAATGAGAAATTCATTTTACTTCAAGATGATATATTGCTTCGGGAGATACTTAATGTTAAGTATTTGCTTTATAATCAAATATCCATTCAACAAGTGTTGTATGATTACTATCAATTTAAAAAAGTTCAATTATTTAAAGCGGAAAAGGTTAGCATCGTTGATGATTCTAAAATACATCCGATCATTGATCATATAGTTGAAAAGTTTAATCGGACATTACAAGTTTAA
- a CDS encoding oxidoreductase, whose product MSKVWLITGSSRGFGWELTKAVLAKGHRVVATARRHEQLESLKSEYGDQVRIFSLDVTEREAAQAAVKLAIDEFGTLDVVVNNAGYANSSPIEEMTDDDFRAQIETNLFGVVNVTKAALPIFRKQRNGYFIQFSSIGGRVGGTPGMGAYQTAKYAVEGFSEVLNNEVKPFGVKVTLIEPGAFRTDWQGSSMIRAQVGPDYEPTVGAINKMREETDGKQPGDPARAAEIIIKLTDEEEPPLRLILGAAALESALKSSKERTLEAEKWADVSRSSDFPAD is encoded by the coding sequence ATGTCCAAGGTTTGGCTAATTACGGGGAGTTCACGAGGTTTTGGCTGGGAACTTACAAAGGCAGTGCTAGCAAAAGGCCATAGGGTTGTAGCTACGGCTCGGCGTCATGAACAACTCGAGTCTTTAAAATCCGAATATGGCGATCAGGTTCGAATTTTTTCACTGGATGTGACGGAGCGAGAAGCTGCCCAGGCAGCTGTAAAGTTGGCTATTGATGAGTTTGGAACTCTTGATGTCGTTGTGAATAATGCAGGTTATGCAAATAGTTCACCCATCGAAGAAATGACCGATGATGACTTTCGGGCGCAAATTGAAACAAACTTGTTTGGTGTCGTGAATGTAACAAAAGCAGCGTTACCTATTTTCCGTAAACAGCGCAACGGCTATTTTATTCAATTTTCCTCGATTGGAGGACGTGTTGGTGGAACCCCTGGTATGGGGGCATATCAAACGGCAAAATATGCTGTGGAAGGATTTTCAGAGGTATTAAACAATGAGGTGAAGCCCTTTGGTGTTAAGGTCACTCTTATTGAACCCGGGGCATTTCGTACCGATTGGCAAGGATCATCTATGATTAGAGCGCAAGTAGGTCCGGATTACGAACCGACGGTAGGTGCAATAAACAAAATGAGAGAAGAAACAGATGGTAAGCAGCCCGGCGATCCTGCCCGTGCAGCTGAAATCATTATAAAACTAACAGACGAGGAGGAACCTCCGCTTCGCCTTATACTGGGAGCGGCGGCACTCGAGAGTGCCCTGAAATCTTCGAAAGAACGCACCTTGGAAGCTGAGAAATGGGCAGATGTAAGCAGGTCGTCCGATTTCCCGGCTGATTGA